Proteins from a genomic interval of Staphylococcus debuckii:
- a CDS encoding acetate kinase, producing MSNLVLAINAGSSSLKFQLIEMPEEKLVSKGLIERIGLKGSKITVEYDGRKFSDEKEINDHVQAVNVMLDNLIDLGIIRDINDIDGTGHRVVHGGELFPESALVTNDVEKQIESLTELAPLHNPANLMGIRAFRKLLPGIPHVAVFDTSFHQTMPEQAYLYSLPFHYYKDYGIRKYGFHGTSHKFVSQRAAEILGKPIEELRIISCHIGNGASIAAIDGGESVDTSMGFTPLAGVTMGTRSGDIDPALIPYIMEKTGKSAEAVLDILNKESGLLGISGTSSDLRDLEQDAEEGKTRAQLALDVFASRIHKYIGSYAAKMHGVDVVIFTAGVGENSDEVRARVLEGLEFMGVYWDPKKNSQLHGTEGFINYPHSPVKVIVIPTNEEVMIARDAVKFGSL from the coding sequence ATGTCAAATTTAGTTTTAGCGATTAACGCAGGCAGCTCATCATTGAAATTTCAACTTATCGAAATGCCTGAAGAAAAATTAGTCAGTAAAGGCTTAATTGAAAGAATCGGTCTTAAAGGCTCAAAGATAACTGTTGAATACGACGGTCGTAAATTTTCGGATGAAAAGGAAATTAATGACCACGTACAAGCTGTTAATGTCATGTTAGATAACTTAATTGATTTAGGCATTATTCGTGATATCAATGATATCGATGGAACAGGCCACCGTGTAGTACATGGCGGTGAACTTTTCCCTGAATCAGCATTAGTAACAAACGATGTGGAAAAACAAATCGAATCTTTAACAGAACTTGCGCCATTGCATAACCCGGCCAACTTGATGGGTATTCGTGCGTTCCGTAAGTTATTGCCAGGAATTCCGCATGTGGCAGTATTCGATACATCCTTCCATCAAACTATGCCTGAACAAGCTTATTTATACAGCTTACCGTTCCACTATTATAAAGACTATGGTATTCGTAAATATGGTTTCCACGGTACAAGTCATAAATTTGTATCACAACGTGCAGCTGAAATTCTCGGCAAACCGATTGAAGAATTACGTATTATCTCATGTCATATCGGTAATGGTGCTTCAATCGCTGCAATCGACGGCGGCGAATCAGTAGATACTTCAATGGGCTTCACACCTTTAGCAGGTGTAACAATGGGTACACGTTCAGGTGATATTGATCCAGCCTTAATTCCATACATCATGGAAAAAACAGGTAAAAGTGCTGAAGCAGTATTAGACATCTTAAATAAAGAATCAGGTTTACTTGGTATTTCAGGTACTTCAAGTGATTTGCGCGATTTAGAACAAGATGCTGAAGAAGGTAAAACACGCGCGCAACTTGCTTTAGATGTGTTCGCATCACGTATTCATAAATACATTGGTTCTTATGCAGCAAAAATGCATGGTGTGGATGTCGTTATCTTTACTGCAGGAGTAGGGGAAAACTCTGATGAAGTACGTGCTCGTGTTTTAGAAGGATTAGAATTCATGGGTGTGTATTGGGATCCTAAGAAAAATTCTCAGTTGCATGGCACTGAAGGATTTATCAATTACCCTCACTCACCAGTAAAAGTCATTGTAATTCCTACAAATGAAGAAGTCATGATAGCAAGAGACGCTGTTAAATTCGGTAGTCTATAA
- a CDS encoding universal stress protein: MLTYKHILIAVDGSQEAEWAFNKAVEVAKRNDAKLIITNVIDSRTYTSYEVYDVQFTEKSKQFSEELLKGYKEFAHEEGVKDVETLLEFGSPKAIIPKKIAKEVDADLVICGTSGLNAVERFIVGSVSEAIVRHSPCDVLVVRTEEMPEDFQPQVATEELRKQYQAK, encoded by the coding sequence ATGTTAACTTACAAACATATTTTAATCGCTGTTGATGGATCGCAAGAAGCTGAATGGGCATTCAATAAAGCGGTGGAAGTTGCAAAACGTAATGATGCTAAACTCATTATTACAAATGTTATTGATTCAAGAACTTATACTTCTTATGAGGTATATGATGTACAATTCACTGAGAAATCTAAACAATTCTCTGAAGAGTTACTTAAAGGGTACAAAGAATTCGCTCATGAAGAAGGCGTGAAAGATGTAGAAACATTATTAGAGTTTGGTTCTCCTAAAGCAATTATTCCTAAGAAAATTGCTAAAGAAGTCGATGCAGACTTAGTAATTTGTGGTACATCTGGTTTAAACGCAGTTGAAAGATTTATCGTTGGTTCAGTTTCTGAAGCAATTGTACGCCACTCTCCTTGTGATGTGTTGGTAGTACGTACAGAAGAAATGCCTGAAGATTTCCAACCACAAGTTGCGACTGAAGAATTACGTAAACAATATCAAGCAAAATAA